GTAGCGGGACTGGTGCTTGTTGCTTTTCACGGATTCGAGCTCTTTCTGGAGGGTTTCATTGGATGCCCTCTCTTGGGATAGCTCGGCTTGGGCTTTCTCGTAAGCCGCTTTCATCTCTGCGATCGTCATCTCTCCAGTAGTCATGGTGAAAGGAGTGATTTTGTGTaaaacctagttaatgtccccacagacggcgccaaactgtttatgccaaaattcgtatgggggcgactttcggctaggatcgacactaactaagcaaagaattaataacacaaataaagagacacgacacagagaagtgttgacgcggaaaacccaggaataaggtaaaaaaccgcggatagctatgaggccatcaatccactaagtattctatatgattgtttatgcttttTTCTAAGAATCAATActgaaaatataaaatataacaaTGAATGCTAAAACACTTGATAGCTTAAGAGTTTGAGTGCTTGAGTTAACGTATATCCTCCATTATGCTGTTCCTTATGCTTTTATATGCCAAATGCCAACGGCCCTATTGGTTGGGAAAATCCCTGGAAGATAGGGATCTCTCCTTGGCCGTTGCTCACGTCTCCTTCCCATCTTCAACAAACTCCGCAGTCTTCGGTCAAAGCTTGGATTTTTTCCTATCTTATGACGGCGTGGCCTGTGTTGGGCTTCTGGGCTTGGATCTTGACCTATCTTCACTTACTTGCTCGAGCGTTGTTCTTCCCTTGTCGTTAGTGCCTTGTCGCTGGTCTTATGTCGCCTAAGCCTTGTCGTCTGTCGCCTTACTTGACAGGTCCACTTGACGCGACGTTACCTGCGACACGATGATACCTGGATGGCACGACAATATCAGACGTCAAagcagttatgtcgttagttcaataaagtgggataacagtaaGGTAGTACAATCTTTTCGTGATGGCCCCTGATTATTCAGATTGTCTTATTTGCACCACCGGCTAGGCATTATCGTGCCAAGTAGATGTGTGCCAGTCATATGTATTCAACAACCATGCAATTATCCCAATCTACTTTTCCATGTTCCTTAAAAATCACGTAATTCTCTCATGAAGCACATAAATTGAGATCGAAGGAGTACACCCCTCGTAGTCGCGTACCAGCTAAGAAATTAAGGTACACATTTGTTGTACTTGGTAGCACCAAATAATGTACTAGGGGGTGAATTAATGAAATGATAGAATGGGCCTATGGGGGGTAATGCAGGAAATGGTTTGACATATATTCCGGGGAGAAAACCATAAAAATGATGAAAAGGGCCTGCTGTCACGGCTACAACTACTCCGGCATCTCTCCACGTTTCATGTGGCCGATATTTAACTCGTTTCATACCTTAAAACGGCTTCAAACACACTTATTTATGTCCCTTGGATCAcccatttttctatttattctTACATGCCACTTTATTAACTCACATGCAATTCTTATATATTCCTCCCCTTAAATGCGGCTTCAACTTTCCAATTTCTAGTTAGACGTATATTGCCACTTTCTCACTTTACTTTTTACCAATATATTATTCTCCGTCTCTAAAATATTGTCCATAAACTAAATTTCACTTTGTTAATATTTGGATATAAGTTGAGCACATGAGTTGATAAAGCGGCCTTTTAAATAGAAATAGAGAGAGAGCAAATAGAAAtatatacttcatccgttccgaaaatatcgcacTATGGTTGACTTTTGctcctctaaccattactttgactcttaatatctcaaacaAACCGGAtgaaagtaaaaattataaaaacttaatatttagaaaatatttatcgatacgaatctaaaatGGCCCtatatgactaaaatttccttacgtacgaatcacaaaaaatggccaaagtcgtagtgtgaatagtgtaaaaaataaatggtgcgatatttccggaacggaggaagtattattttagAGATGCGCATAATAGTTTACACAATGCGAAATCAATACACTTGCATGTCTAATTTTACCTAGAATTTCAATAATTTTCATTGTGGAATTAAAGTAATTTTATGTGTTTGCATGGGGTAATAGAATGGACAATGTTGCTAATTAATGAGTGTGCTACGGTAGTTTGAGAATTTGAAAAGTACTATAACCTGAAATAAGTGTGTATAACCTGAAATGCATGTGCCACGTTAGCATGTACGTAAAGATAAATTAGCCATATCAGCATGTAGACATGTAGTGTATAAGTTAACCCGTTGAAAAATGAACACCAAACGTAAAACATTTATAATTCAAAATTTGAGCTTTGGATATGGGAAAGATGAAATGTAAGTGTAACTAGACTAGAATCTTGCACAATCCTAAGCCCATAATAATCATATTAGTAGTTTTTCCAAATGTTTATGTAAGGATATAATTTGATAGGAAAGTTATACTCCTAGTGAATAGGATTGTTGTAATTATTTGAATGCCAATTCTCCATTAATTGGATATAACTTCATGAAAGAAGGATGTAGGCTACATTCTTTCTTGCAATGTTCATGAGGGAGTCTATAAGATCCAAATAATTAACATTAATCAATTATTCAGAATTAATTACGCATCTTCACATGCTCCTAAAATTACTAACGACATAAGCAATGACACCGTACGTACGTACTTAATTAAGAAAACAAACGACTTAAAAATAACATAATCTAGCTAGATTAGTTGACTTATAATCATTATTAAGATCTACAATTAAACTACCATTATATAAATCAACTCACTTATCATAGCAACTcatctctcttcctctcttaAAATTTTCTAAGGGAAGATGGTTAAACTTTTTCCTCTTCACATTATTGCTAAGCTTTGTATTATCACTTTCTTACTACTTGTTTTAGCAAAGCCAAATGCAGCTAAGAGTGTAGTAAACTTCGGGGCAAGGCCCGATGGGCGAACGGACTCAACCCAAGCCTTCCAGAAGGCGTGGGCTTGGGCTTGTAGATCGGTGAAGCCCGTCACACTTCATGTACCACGTGGGAGATTTGTGGTCCGGCCCATGTACTTTAGTGGCCCGTGTAGGAAGCAGGTCACGTTAAGGATTAAGGGTACAATTATCGGCCCATCAGATTACCGCGTATTGGCCCGCTCTAACGTGTGGCTTCAGTTTTACAACATTAACGGGCTTATTATTAATGGGGGTACCCTTGATGCTAGGGGTCACTCGTTTTGGGCATGCAGACGTGGTTATGGGTATTGTTACAACGGAGCACAGGTATAGACCAtatagtttttatttatttatttatttacaaatGAGCCATGATggtggggatgagaatcgatcccaggaaCACCTGGAATCGGGAGGGAAGCTCTTACCAACTGAGTTATTCCCCACTCTCGCTATAGACCGTATAGTTGGTATATTTTTTAATTGGTTTTGATTCGTAAATCAAATATCGACTGGTGTAATTACTCtcataatattttatgtatgtttgtttgagCAGTCCATATCATTTGTCTCGTGCAAGAACGTAGTTGTGAGTGGACTAAAATCAATCAACAGCCAGAAAAGCCATATGAGCGTAAAGGGATGCAACAACGTAGCCCTAAACTACCTGACACTTAGAGCTCCAAGCGGAAGTCCTAATACTGATGGCATCAATGTTCAACACACGGATCGTCTTACCATATATGGTTCGATAATTAAAACGGGAGATGATTGTATTGCCCTCGGACCTGGCACCCAGAATACTGTCATCAATAAAATTGCTTGTGGCCCTGGCCATGGTATTAGGTACATCTTTTCATAATTTATTGTCATATCGATgtatattaataatattaatttaaaaataatttataagaAACAAGTTCTATATGGAACGTGCTAGGTTAACTCATTGAACAAGTCACATTTTCTATTATCCAAATACATATAAAAAATTAGAAACATggttaatacgaagtataagatTTGAACCTTAAACGTACGTATTcgatttttaacttttttaccATTAATCTAGACCTAACATTTCATCATATCATTAAAAAATTGGAAACATATCTCTATTCTATGAAGTAACTCTTGTGGTCggtatttgatttttaatttatttattatgcttaataatgtgttaaattttaattaaaatataatccatcgcaaacaaataaaataaactttTTCTAATTACCTAAACAATATACTCTTTGTGacatttattttataaaattacAATACTCTTATAAAATTTAAGTAAGCATCGCGTTTATAAACACTAGTATAATACGAAGAGGGGAATGGAGTATTGTACTTAATTAGCATTATGGATCGAATGCCGCctgatatttaaattaataaattgttCTACTACAATTATAAAGAAACTTGCTACTACTAATAACTAGATAGTATAATGTgaagcaattaattaaggatgTGATTATCTATGTTAAAtcttgtttaatttaaatcttGCGATATCTATGGAGTTCAGTCCGGCTTTAAGCAAGAATCTTAGGTCTAACATGTATATTACGAGGTTTAGGAGTCAGATTTAGATCTTAAGCAAAGTACTCCAGTTTTTTTGGATTATTGTACCCTGCATTTTCATATTAATTAGTGCTTTTAAACTCAAAGATTTGTAAAATCAGCAATTAATATACAGGATTATCTGTTTTGCACTTTTGCAGCATTGGTAGCATGGGAAACAGCCTACGAGAAGATGGAGTACAAAATGTAGTAGTTTCAAATGTAGGGTTTTGGAAGACAACGAATGGTGTAAGAATCAAGTCATGGGCTAGACCTAGTAACAGCTTTGTCCGTGGCATCACATTTCGCAATCTCGTCATGTACAATGTTTTTAATCCCATCCTCATTGACCAAAAGTATTGTCCTAGTAACAAATGCCCTCATCAGGTAATATTGTACTCTGAAATTCTACTTACACGAATATATAATTGACCTataagaaaagggaaaaaaaaacatgTCACGTGACTGGTGTACGTAGTAGTAATACTATTTCTTATATAAATAAGGTGCATCATCatctcacaaaaaaaaaaaaattaaaaaaaatcacataAGTTCTTTTACTAACAGTTAGTATATTTTTCCTGGCAGAATTCCGGAGTGAAGATTAGTAATGTGAAGTATATAAATGTGAAAGGTACATCCAAAACCAAAGAAGCAATAAGATTTACTTGTAGTCCAAGTAATCCATGCAAAGGGATCAAATTGGAAGATATCAAGTTAAGTTTTGGGAGTAAAGCTGCGATATCATCTTGCAGCTATGCTCATGGAAGTAGTCGCGGCAAAGTTAGTCCTCGAAGTTGCTTTTAGTACTCATTTCTTATGAGTCGATCGATTTATCCCCCATTGATATATAAAGAAAAGGAAGCTCTATATTTTAAGCTTCttcattaaacttgtatgtaCACACTTCAATGAATGATGGCTTATGAATGATTTAGTTATTTAAGTGTAGAAAAACGGCCTGACACTGTTGTTCATTACACACGTATACGTAGTACTGTTTATGCTTGTATTGTATCATCAATAGTATACATCTTTCTCTTTTTGGGATTAGACGACTCTATTCTATGCGATTTATATTAACTGAATTGAACTTGCATTTTCTACAgtataaaatgaaataatacactacaagaaattgattaatttCCGACCGTCAAAAGTAGTTGGTAAAACACGAAAAACAGTTGGTAAATATTTTAGCGACCGCCAACGGTCGCAAAATGGCGGTCAGTGTTCACCTGGACGGTAATTAAGGAAACTCCGACTGAAAGGCGGTCGCTAAAATTTATCGACAGAAATAGCGACCACCTATGTAGTCACTAATTCAGTGACCACCAAGACAgtcgctaatttagtgaccgtctAGGCAGTCGCTAAATTAGCGACCGTTaaggcggtcactaaattaccGTCCGCTAAGGCGGTCGCTAATTTAGCGACTGCcttggcggtcactaaattagcgactgcctaggcggtcactaaattagcgactgccttggcggtcactaaattagtgactgctaagacggtcactaaattagtgactgcacTTGTGGTCGGTAATTTAGCGACCGTTTGACAGTCGCTAAATTTTAATTCTAGTCGCTATTAGGCTTATTTTGTAGTCTGTAATCTGCCTGTAGTGGTCGGTAAATTTGTATGTATGCAAATATCATTTTGCATTCATGATCATTTATATATGCCTGTATATACGAATTTATATAAATCCTGTAAAATCGTATGAAACATGCTCAATGTTATAATATTaaacctgttcaaagtcatacaACAAAATTCATAATACACCTGATGTTGTTTAAACATGTTATTACATTCATAATATATAGGACTCAAAAAGGAAAGTTGCAACTAGTTCAAACTCATACAAGAATACTAACTACCTAACACAAAGGTGCCCCGCTGAACATCCTCTCGTAATACTCCATTGCCTTTTTCATGTGGGCGGcatatttttctctctcttgtctCTCCCTTTGATGCTCTAGTCGctcttcttctctttcttctctctccctttgccTCAAAAGTAGATCGTCCTCCTACAAGAATTGAAATGATTATCACCCATGCATAACAAATATATTAAACCAACTTGCATAACAAATAAGGAACTTTTGTTAAGGGACAAAAAAATTGAGCTCTTGTACTTTTGTTAAGGGACAAAAAAATTGAGCTCTTgtacttttaattttattacatgtttaaaagTACAAGAGCTCGATTCTAATCTATTTAAGTACATTTAAGtcttatttggtcgatatagatCATATATAGGTTAAACCAAGgcgttttcgctcccatttttcaactaaaggacctacgggctgattttaaacttattacatgttttataagctTAATTTTAACTTCCTAAGAgacattcaaatgtatttattcatatttaaggcttatttggtcgttataggtcatattttgcctaaaatgtcattttctcgcccaactttgagctaaggaaccaaacttatcATTTCAAACAGTTTaaatgttttatgtggcacattcaaggtttctaagactgattctaatcaatttaagcacatttaagtcttatttggtcgatataagTCATATATGGCTAAACCAAGgcgttttcgctcccatttttcaactaaaggaCCTAagggcagattttaaacttattacatgttttataagctTAGTTTTAACTTGTTAAGACACATTCAAAAGTATTTactcacatttaaggcttatttgGTCGCTATAGGTCATactttgcctaaaatgtcattttctcgcccaactttgagttaaggaaccaaacttatcATTTTAAACCGTTTACATATTTTATGGCACATTCAAGGTTTTTTGTCACCAAACCCAGAATAAAGATACCATATAGATTATAGTAAAAATAAAGGATTTTCttcaaattaatgaaaaaatatacggTTTTTTTCAAATTGTAAATTAACAACATAAGAAGAGACAAGAGAATACTTACCCCTAAAAGACCGAAGAGTTCACGAAGCCGGAGAATTACAATGAATATACTACATTTGATATTAAAATAAGTTAGGGTTTGTAAAATTGAAGCATTATCTCGTGATGAAATTAAGATCAAAGGTACGTTACCTGAGGTGGGAAAAGTCGACGCCTGCAATTGCAGTCACGGTGGTGGTTGATTTTAGACAGCTACAACTGCGCGGCTGCCGTTTTTGAACCTTGTGGTTGATTTTCTTCGGCTACAATTGCGCGGGCACGGTGGTGGATGATTTTCTCCGGCTTGAATTGCGCGGACACGGTGTTGGCAGACAATGTCATCCTCAAAATATGAACAACAAAAGGAAAAGTGTTAAATTTAATAGATCCACAAACCTTGCATTTTTCAACAACCAAAATCATATTCAATGCAGCCCTAGAGAACAGGCTAGTAGCATTTTACCTTATTTAGTTATTTTGGCTATTGAAGCAGTGCCAGAAACTTTTAGCACGTAAGAATAGAAAATGAAGAATTGCAAGTCAGCAAGAATAATTCTTACCCGAAGGAGAGAATTTGAGAACATTCACTGCAGAGCTATGATAAGAAAGACTAGTTTGATAGGAAGCTGTTGGAATTTTCTTTTGTGCTTCTTCCGATTCCACTTTCCATATCTGAAATAATCACATCAGGTAGTTCAAGCATTATAGAAAACTGATGCCATTGCAAAAATAATATTGAATACACAAAATTGGATTGCATCGTCAAGAGTCTGACTATTGTTAAAGAAGCATGTTCATAAAGTTGCCTATGCGTTCAACATAAAAAAATTTGGCAATTTTAGGGTTCACTTATGTTGGGAAGGTAATCGAAGTGTCGAACCACTAACCACTAGTAGAAAAGCTAGTCACTAAAATGCACAGGGGTAATGAAAAAGGGGAGATTGTAGCTTGAGAAAATATTATTCGTACTCCGTATCAGGATAAACCAATAACCCCAATGGCCATACCAACTACAACTTCAATACTTCGTAGTAGTTACTACTATGTTGATATGACTTTAATCAGTTCCTTGGTGCACAGAAATCTAACTAATTCGAGCTTCAAAATTACACGAAATTGAGATCTGAATGATTTTTAACTGTTCTTAGCTTCACTACCGTCAAAATTACACTCGAAATCGGAAAAAAAGTAACAAGACCCGTTAAACCCTAACCCTATCCCAGCATCAAAATTAACAGAAGCAACTAATATTATGATAAATAGATAATCAAGTATCCTACTAGAATATTTCATCATACCAACATATCAATTAAAGCATAACTACAATATCAAACAATCGAGCTACAATTGAGACAGTCAAGAAGTAATCGAAAGGGTTAGTTCAGATCAGATGAAATAAAGGAGAGATAAAGAGAGAGAATACCTTAATATCGAAATCAACGCCGCCGGTAGCGAGAAGACCAGAAAAAGGGTGAAAATCTAGGGTTAGAACCGGCTTAGTGTCGTGCCAATTGATTTTCTCCGGCTACAATTGCGCGGGCACGGTGGTGGATGAATTTCTCCGACTTGAATTGCGCGGACACGGTGGTTGATTCGTGGTTGGTTTCACCGGCGTGCTCTCTCCACTCAATTATAGATCTACCGCTCTGCTCTCCCTCCCTCTTCGAGTTTTTGTTTTGTGAGTTTAATTGCTTGGTCGGTATTGTCGAGGATGGGGTTTGAAAGTTTTTAAAACTTGACCAACTGCAAGTCGGACgggaaaatattaaaaattaatcagTAAAAAATTAAGCTATTGTGGAAAATGGTCGGGTTTTTACCAACTGTTTGGCAGTTGTTAAATCTTAAAATGCAGTCGGTAAAATACCGACTGCTATAAGGCGGACGGAAAAATTTATAAATAGCGACTGCTCTTAAAGTGGTCGGTAAATTTTGTTTTACCGACTACATATAGTGCGGTCGGTAAAATCAGTTGGTAACAGCgcgttttcttgtagtgatatttTGTTTGAAGTAAGTCAAAATACGTTGAACATGTTCTACATAAAGTATGGTAGTGTGTGGGTCATCCTTATAATGGTTTTCGAATGATATAGACTGATAGTGGGTTTTAAGAAGGtagtttcttgggtcatggatggGGTGAGACGATTTTTGTCAGTAATGGAGAGATTCTGATTGTGGTCAAGTTGGTTGTCGATGTTGTTGAAAGAACTTTGTAGTTGTTAATTAGGTAGGATTTCTTAGTGGTTGAGTGTATCAGTGCAGGTGGATCAGAGTAGTTCTTGTGGCTAGGAGGTGGGTCGAGCGTTGGTGGGATAGTGTGGGGTCGATCCAGATGTTGGTCAATGATGGTTAAGGTTGTCATGGATCGAGTAGATAAGAGAAAGGGGGAGTGAAACCTTGGGTAGGGTATACACGTAGAGGATTTTGGGGTAAAACCGAGAGGGTAAAGagaatgataaaaaaaattaccaaacaCATACTCACTACAAGAATCAGAAGCAAGGAGGGCGATTTTATCGTCAAAAGAAAGGCGATAATAAAATCGTCCTTGTAGAACGGATCAAACAGGGCAATATTATATTGTCTTTGTTGATATGAGCAAACAAGGCGAAATTATTTAATTGCCTTCTTTGATATTCAGTATTCATAAAGAGGGCGAAATTATTTGATTGCCCTTCAATATAACTAACAAAGCGGGAGAAAAGTTTTGATTGCCCTTTAATATGGAGTAGCTCTCAACTGG
This genomic stretch from Spinacia oleracea cultivar Varoflay chromosome 3, BTI_SOV_V1, whole genome shotgun sequence harbors:
- the LOC110793543 gene encoding polygalacturonase-like → MVKLFPLHIIAKLCIITFLLLVLAKPNAAKSVVNFGARPDGRTDSTQAFQKAWAWACRSVKPVTLHVPRGRFVVRPMYFSGPCRKQVTLRIKGTIIGPSDYRVLARSNVWLQFYNINGLIINGGTLDARGHSFWACRRGYGYCYNGAQSISFVSCKNVVVSGLKSINSQKSHMSVKGCNNVALNYLTLRAPSGSPNTDGINVQHTDRLTIYGSIIKTGDDCIALGPGTQNTVINKIACGPGHGISIGSMGNSLREDGVQNVVVSNVGFWKTTNGVRIKSWARPSNSFVRGITFRNLVMYNVFNPILIDQKYCPSNKCPHQNSGVKISNVKYINVKGTSKTKEAIRFTCSPSNPCKGIKLEDIKLSFGSKAAISSCSYAHGSSRGKVSPRSCF